A genomic region of Micromonospora sp. NBRC 110009 contains the following coding sequences:
- a CDS encoding (Fe-S)-binding protein: MSIPQQPGRTPITSPGGTRPASGPVDALAAAARTPGDAAFDAHHPPAAELIADCVHCGFCLPTCPTYVLWGEEMDSPRGRIYLMKEGLEGEPLTDSMATHFDRCLGCMSCVTACPSGVRYDRLIEDTRQQVERRHTRGRRDRALRGAIFGLFPYPRRLRLLRGPLRAYRATGLRRLVRRSGLLTRLAPTLAALESLAPPLGRPPRLPARLPPVGARRAVVGMLTGCVQSAFFPEVNAATARVLAAEGCEVLILPDRQGCCGALSVHNGRDEEARRFARRLLDTFAAAGVDFFVVNAAGCGSTLKEYGDLLRDDPRYATLAADFAARVRDLSELLDELGPVAPRHPLPVTVAYHDACHLGHAQGVRTQPRRLLRDIPALELREIADPELCCGSAGIWNILHPGPAAELGDRKARTVLATGARLLVTANPGCLMQVAASVTRAGGHIALAHTAQVLDASIHRRDVEELLKGRAPS, encoded by the coding sequence ATGAGCATCCCCCAGCAGCCCGGACGCACCCCGATCACCTCGCCCGGCGGCACCCGCCCGGCCAGCGGACCCGTCGACGCGCTCGCCGCGGCCGCCCGCACCCCCGGCGACGCCGCCTTCGACGCGCACCACCCGCCCGCCGCCGAGCTGATCGCCGACTGCGTGCACTGCGGTTTCTGCCTGCCCACCTGCCCCACCTACGTGCTGTGGGGCGAGGAGATGGACTCGCCGCGCGGGCGGATCTACCTGATGAAGGAGGGCCTGGAGGGCGAGCCGCTCACCGACTCGATGGCCACCCACTTCGACCGCTGCCTCGGCTGCATGTCCTGCGTGACCGCCTGCCCCTCCGGGGTGCGCTACGACCGGCTCATCGAGGACACCCGGCAGCAGGTGGAACGCCGGCACACCCGGGGCCGCCGCGACCGGGCGCTGCGCGGGGCGATCTTCGGCCTCTTCCCGTACCCGAGGCGGCTGCGGCTGCTGCGCGGGCCGCTGCGTGCGTACCGGGCGACCGGGCTGCGCCGGCTGGTCCGCCGCAGCGGGCTGCTGACCCGGCTGGCGCCCACCCTCGCGGCGCTGGAGTCCCTGGCCCCGCCGCTGGGCCGGCCGCCCCGCCTGCCCGCCCGGCTGCCCCCCGTGGGGGCCCGCCGGGCCGTGGTCGGCATGCTGACCGGCTGCGTGCAGAGCGCGTTCTTCCCCGAGGTCAACGCCGCCACCGCCCGGGTGCTCGCCGCCGAGGGCTGCGAGGTGCTGATCCTGCCCGACCGGCAGGGCTGCTGCGGCGCGCTGAGCGTGCACAACGGACGCGACGAGGAGGCCCGCCGGTTCGCCCGGCGACTGCTCGACACCTTCGCCGCCGCCGGCGTCGACTTCTTCGTGGTCAACGCGGCCGGCTGCGGCTCCACCCTGAAGGAGTACGGCGACCTGCTCCGCGACGACCCCCGCTACGCCACCCTGGCCGCCGACTTCGCCGCCCGGGTGCGCGACCTGTCCGAGCTCCTCGACGAGCTGGGCCCGGTCGCGCCCCGCCACCCGCTGCCGGTGACGGTCGCCTACCACGACGCCTGTCACCTCGGCCACGCCCAGGGCGTCCGCACTCAACCCCGCCGGCTGCTGCGCGACATCCCCGCGCTGGAGCTGCGGGAGATCGCCGACCCGGAGCTGTGCTGCGGGTCGGCGGGCATCTGGAACATCCTCCACCCCGGGCCGGCCGCCGAACTCGGCGACCGCAAGGCCCGCACCGTACTGGCCACCGGGGCGCGGCTGCTCGTCACCGCCAACCCCGGTTGCCTCATGCAGGTCGCCGCCTCGGTGACCCGCGCCGGCGGCCACATCGCGCTGGCTCACACCGCCCAGGTCCTCGACGCCTCCATCCACCGGCGGGACGTCGAGGAGTTGCTGAAAGGAAGGGCCCCTTCTTAA
- a CDS encoding FAD-linked oxidase C-terminal domain-containing protein, which translates to MSTTTTDIDALAAALRAAIGADRVISDRQRLRTYECDGLAQYKVVPALVALPDDAAQCAAVVRACVAAGAPFVARGSGTGLSGGALPHAAGVLIVTSRMREILEIAPDDERAVVQPGVINLAVSRAAHPHGYYYAPDPSSQQICSIGGNVAENSGGAHCLKYGFTTHHVTGLELVTPDGERVRLGGRAPDTPGYDLLGAFVGSEGTLGIATEVTVRLTRLPETVRTLLAAFETTDQAGAATSAIIAAGVVPAAVEMMDALAISAAEAAVHCGYPAGAGAVLIVELDGPAPEVDAQFAQVETLCRENRAFEIRIAADDAERALFWKGRKSAFAAVGRISPDYIVQDGVIPRTALPEVLRRIGELSAERGIRVANVFHAGDGNLHPLVLFDAAAEGQAERAEEVSGAILDLCVRHGGSITGEHGVGVDKAKYLPRMFTDDDLDTMHLLRCAFDPDGLANPGKVFPTPRLCGEIPGRRSGVHPAQAAGLAEVF; encoded by the coding sequence ATGAGCACGACCACGACGGACATCGACGCTCTCGCCGCCGCCCTGCGCGCCGCCATCGGCGCCGATCGGGTGATCAGCGACCGGCAGCGGCTGCGCACCTACGAGTGCGACGGCCTCGCGCAGTACAAGGTCGTCCCGGCCCTGGTGGCCCTGCCCGACGACGCCGCGCAGTGCGCCGCCGTGGTCCGCGCCTGCGTGGCCGCCGGCGCGCCGTTCGTCGCCCGCGGCTCCGGCACCGGGCTCTCCGGCGGGGCGCTGCCGCACGCCGCCGGCGTCCTCATCGTCACCTCCCGGATGCGGGAGATCCTGGAGATCGCCCCCGACGACGAGCGCGCGGTGGTGCAGCCCGGCGTGATCAACCTTGCGGTCAGCCGCGCCGCCCACCCGCACGGCTACTACTACGCGCCCGACCCGTCCAGCCAGCAGATCTGCTCGATCGGCGGCAACGTGGCGGAGAACTCCGGCGGCGCGCACTGCCTGAAGTACGGCTTCACCACCCACCACGTCACCGGCCTCGAACTGGTCACCCCCGACGGCGAGCGGGTCCGGCTCGGCGGCCGCGCCCCGGACACCCCCGGCTACGACCTGCTCGGCGCGTTCGTCGGCTCCGAGGGCACCCTCGGCATCGCCACCGAGGTCACCGTCCGGCTGACCCGGCTGCCCGAGACGGTCCGCACCCTGCTCGCCGCGTTCGAGACCACCGACCAGGCCGGCGCGGCCACCTCGGCGATCATCGCGGCCGGGGTCGTGCCGGCCGCGGTCGAGATGATGGACGCGCTCGCCATCTCCGCCGCCGAGGCGGCCGTGCACTGCGGCTATCCCGCGGGCGCCGGGGCGGTGCTCATCGTCGAGCTGGACGGCCCGGCGCCGGAGGTCGACGCCCAGTTCGCCCAGGTGGAGACGCTCTGCCGGGAGAACCGGGCGTTCGAGATCCGGATCGCCGCCGACGACGCCGAACGGGCCCTGTTCTGGAAGGGCCGCAAGTCGGCCTTCGCCGCCGTCGGCCGGATCAGCCCCGACTACATCGTCCAGGACGGGGTGATCCCGCGGACCGCCCTGCCGGAGGTGCTGCGCCGCATCGGCGAACTCTCCGCCGAGCGCGGCATCCGGGTCGCCAACGTCTTCCACGCCGGCGACGGCAACCTGCACCCCCTGGTCCTCTTCGACGCCGCCGCCGAGGGGCAGGCCGAACGCGCCGAGGAGGTCTCCGGCGCGATCCTCGACCTCTGCGTCCGCCACGGCGGCTCGATCACCGGAGAGCACGGCGTCGGCGTCGACAAGGCGAAGTACCTGCCGCGGATGTTCACCGACGACGACCTGGACACCATGCACCTGCTCCGCTGCGCGTTCGACCCGGACGGGCTGGCCAACCCGGGCAAGGTCTTCCCCACACCCCGGCTCTGCGGGGAGATCCCCGGCCGGCGCAGCGGGGTCCACCCGGCCCAGGCGGCCGGCCTGGCGGAGGTGTTCTGA
- a CDS encoding L-lactate permease yields the protein MFDQFKVVTDPIGDSVALSAIFAVLPLLTLFVLLGVLRMKAWLAGLISLAVALVVAVAVYAMPVGQAVLSATEGAAFGFFPILWIVINAIWVYNLTVESGHFDVLRRSFERVSPDMRIQAIIIAFCFGALLEALAGFGTPVAITVVMLMALGFRPIHAASVALLANTAPVAFGALATPIVTLASVTSGANDDAGLTVDTLGAMVGRQTPILAVVVPLMLVALVDGRRGIRQTWPAALVAGVSFGAAQFVAANYISVPLTDIVAALVSAAAVVLLVRVWRPQTPADLTPEPATVPAARGPAAAELAGPGTVRAAAGSRSGTTTAAPGLGGSGGETAPGDPRIDETAPVGRHRSDLDPEPRPGDQVRAAGPRLADTPAEVFRAYAPYLIIIVIFSIANLGAVKDALAKEPWTVKFGWPGLDILGGNGKPLSSTTFTLNWLPAAGTLMILAGILTALLLRLSAGRALRAYGRTYVELRYAIVTVMAVLALAYVMNQSGQTNTLGAFLAAAGGAFVFLSAILGWIGVAVTGSDTSANALFGALQVQTAARAGLDPVLLAAANSSGGVLGKMISPQNLAIAAAAVGMAGREGEIFRKVFGWSLVLLLFMCVLVALQGSPVLDWMVP from the coding sequence ATGTTCGACCAGTTCAAGGTGGTCACCGATCCGATCGGTGACTCCGTCGCGCTCTCGGCCATCTTCGCGGTCCTGCCCCTGCTCACCCTCTTCGTCCTGCTCGGCGTGCTGAGGATGAAGGCCTGGCTGGCCGGGCTGATCTCCCTCGCCGTCGCCCTCGTGGTGGCGGTCGCCGTCTACGCCATGCCGGTCGGGCAGGCGGTCCTCTCCGCCACCGAGGGCGCCGCGTTCGGCTTCTTCCCGATCCTCTGGATCGTCATCAACGCGATCTGGGTCTACAACCTGACCGTCGAGAGCGGACACTTCGACGTGCTGCGCCGCTCCTTCGAGCGGGTCAGCCCGGACATGCGGATCCAGGCCATCATCATCGCGTTCTGCTTCGGCGCGCTGCTGGAGGCCCTCGCCGGCTTCGGCACCCCGGTGGCGATCACCGTGGTGATGCTGATGGCGCTGGGCTTCCGGCCGATCCACGCGGCGTCGGTGGCGCTGCTGGCCAACACCGCCCCGGTGGCGTTCGGCGCCCTCGCCACCCCGATCGTCACGCTGGCCAGCGTCACCAGCGGCGCCAACGACGACGCCGGGCTCACCGTGGACACCCTCGGCGCGATGGTCGGCCGGCAGACCCCCATCCTCGCGGTGGTCGTACCGCTGATGCTGGTCGCCCTGGTCGACGGGCGGCGCGGCATCCGGCAGACCTGGCCGGCCGCGTTGGTCGCCGGGGTCAGCTTCGGCGCGGCGCAGTTCGTCGCGGCGAACTACATCTCGGTGCCGCTGACCGACATCGTGGCCGCCCTCGTCTCGGCCGCCGCCGTGGTGCTGCTGGTCCGGGTCTGGCGCCCGCAGACCCCGGCCGACCTGACCCCCGAGCCGGCCACCGTGCCGGCCGCGCGGGGGCCCGCCGCGGCCGAGCTGGCCGGGCCGGGCACCGTCCGCGCCGCCGCCGGCTCCCGCTCCGGTACGACCACCGCCGCGCCCGGGCTGGGCGGCTCGGGCGGCGAGACCGCGCCGGGCGATCCCCGGATCGACGAGACGGCCCCGGTCGGCCGGCACCGCTCCGACCTCGACCCGGAACCCCGCCCCGGCGACCAGGTCCGGGCCGCCGGCCCCCGGCTCGCCGACACCCCCGCCGAGGTGTTCCGGGCGTACGCGCCGTACCTGATCATCATCGTGATCTTCTCGATCGCGAACCTGGGCGCCGTGAAGGACGCCCTGGCGAAGGAGCCGTGGACGGTCAAGTTCGGCTGGCCCGGGCTGGACATCCTGGGCGGCAACGGCAAGCCGCTCTCCTCGACCACGTTCACCCTGAACTGGCTGCCCGCCGCCGGCACCCTGATGATCCTGGCCGGCATCCTCACGGCCCTGCTGCTCCGGCTCTCCGCGGGCCGGGCGTTGCGCGCGTACGGGCGCACCTACGTCGAGCTGCGCTACGCCATCGTCACCGTGATGGCGGTGCTCGCCCTGGCGTACGTGATGAACCAGTCCGGGCAGACCAACACCCTCGGCGCGTTCCTCGCCGCCGCCGGCGGGGCGTTCGTCTTCCTCTCCGCGATCCTCGGCTGGATCGGCGTCGCGGTGACCGGCTCGGACACCTCGGCGAACGCGCTCTTCGGCGCGCTGCAGGTGCAGACCGCGGCCCGGGCCGGCCTCGACCCGGTGCTGCTGGCCGCCGCCAACTCCTCCGGCGGCGTGCTCGGCAAGATGATCAGCCCGCAGAACCTGGCGATCGCCGCCGCGGCGGTCGGCATGGCCGGCCGGGAGGGCGAGATCTTCCGCAAGGTGTTCGGCTGGAGCCTGGTGCTGCTGCTGTTCATGTGCGTGCTGGTCGCGTTGCAGGGCTCGCCGGTGCTCGACTGGATGGTGCCCTGA
- a CDS encoding helix-turn-helix transcriptional regulator gives MTQVSPPPDGGGRQGVSTVPLYPRDDADELRRALLTLRRGTGLPVAFGGLVQAGGPPRMTITELAGTTTGALRGLAIQAGAGLGGKALALGLPLRVDDYPVARSISHEYDAPVSAEGLRSVVAVPVVVHREVRAVVYGAVRQRLLLGDRLVATAADVARDLERRLVHRDAARAALTTLRAAPDRAQGRPAGPEWEQVRQAHAELRGLLRRIDDPELRDRLDAVADRLAGAVARPDRPASAGVLSPRETDVLACVALGCTNADVAGQLGLRPETVKSYLRSAMRKLGAHTRLEVVVAARRAGLLP, from the coding sequence GTGACGCAGGTCTCACCACCCCCGGACGGGGGTGGCCGGCAGGGGGTGAGCACGGTGCCGCTCTACCCGCGTGACGACGCCGACGAGCTCCGGCGCGCCCTGCTCACCCTGCGCCGGGGCACCGGCCTGCCGGTCGCTTTCGGCGGCCTGGTCCAGGCCGGCGGGCCGCCCCGGATGACGATCACCGAGCTGGCCGGCACCACCACCGGCGCGCTGCGCGGGCTGGCGATCCAGGCCGGCGCCGGGCTCGGCGGCAAGGCCCTCGCGCTCGGCCTGCCGCTCCGCGTCGACGACTACCCGGTGGCCCGCTCGATCAGCCACGAGTACGACGCCCCGGTCTCCGCCGAGGGGCTGCGCTCGGTGGTCGCCGTGCCGGTGGTGGTGCACCGGGAGGTCCGTGCGGTCGTCTACGGCGCGGTACGCCAGCGGCTTCTCCTCGGCGACCGCCTGGTCGCGACGGCGGCGGACGTGGCCCGGGACCTGGAGCGCCGCCTCGTCCACCGGGACGCCGCCCGGGCGGCGCTGACCACCCTGCGCGCCGCGCCGGACCGCGCGCAGGGGCGGCCCGCCGGGCCGGAGTGGGAGCAGGTCCGGCAGGCGCACGCCGAGCTGCGCGGGCTGCTGCGCCGGATCGACGACCCGGAGCTGCGCGACCGCCTCGACGCGGTCGCCGACCGGCTCGCCGGCGCCGTCGCCCGGCCGGACCGGCCGGCCTCGGCCGGGGTCCTGTCGCCGCGGGAGACCGACGTGCTGGCCTGCGTCGCGCTGGGCTGCACCAACGCCGACGTGGCCGGGCAGCTCGGGCTGCGCCCGGAGACGGTGAAGAGCTACCTGCGTTCGGCGATGCGCAAGCTCGGCGCGCACACCCGGCTGGAGGTCGTGGTGGCGGCCCGCCGCGCGGGCCTGCTCCCCTAG
- a CDS encoding DUF6767 domain-containing protein translates to MSSTTRAARPVPACPIRPGEPCTLCQVDVTGPQDCGLVWLVMGDDELRAGVHRSRLAAPGRR, encoded by the coding sequence GTGAGCAGCACGACGAGGGCGGCCCGACCGGTGCCGGCCTGCCCGATCCGCCCCGGGGAACCGTGCACCCTGTGCCAGGTCGACGTCACCGGGCCGCAGGACTGCGGCCTGGTCTGGCTGGTGATGGGGGACGATGAGCTGCGCGCGGGGGTGCACCGCAGCCGGCTCGCTGCCCCCGGCCGGCGGTGA
- a CDS encoding ArsR/SmtB family transcription factor — protein sequence MDEVFRALADASRRRLLDSLNARNGQSLRELCAGLDMTRQSVSKHLAVLEAAGLVTTTRRGREKLHHLNAAPINAVADRWIGRYHRERARALADLQTALEREPMENPTFVYTTYIRTSPEKLWRALTEPEFTRRYWGGVTLVSDWRPGSPLLWQDSPDAQPKDLGQRVLAAEPYRRLSYSWHGFQPEHAAHFGWSEEELAARLGERRSKVTFDLVPHGDTVRLTVTHDDFSPDSEMHRAISGQLDGSGGWPELLASLKSLLETGQPLPEPIPAG from the coding sequence GTGGACGAGGTGTTCCGGGCGCTGGCCGACGCCAGCCGGCGGCGGCTGCTCGACAGCCTGAACGCCCGCAACGGACAGAGCCTGCGTGAACTCTGCGCCGGGCTCGACATGACCCGGCAGTCGGTGAGCAAGCACCTCGCGGTGCTGGAGGCGGCCGGGCTGGTCACCACCACGCGACGGGGCCGGGAGAAGCTGCACCACCTCAACGCGGCCCCGATCAACGCCGTCGCCGACCGCTGGATCGGCCGCTACCACCGGGAACGGGCGCGTGCCCTCGCCGACCTGCAGACAGCATTGGAGCGGGAGCCCATGGAGAACCCCACGTTCGTCTACACCACCTACATCCGGACCAGCCCCGAGAAGCTCTGGCGGGCGCTGACCGAGCCGGAGTTCACCCGCCGCTACTGGGGCGGCGTCACCCTGGTCTCCGACTGGCGGCCCGGTTCGCCCCTGCTCTGGCAGGACTCCCCGGACGCACAGCCGAAGGACCTCGGTCAGCGGGTGCTGGCGGCCGAGCCGTACCGTCGCCTCTCCTACAGCTGGCACGGCTTCCAACCCGAGCACGCGGCCCACTTCGGCTGGTCGGAGGAGGAACTGGCCGCGCGGCTCGGGGAGCGGCGGTCGAAGGTGACCTTCGACCTCGTGCCGCACGGCGACACGGTCCGGCTGACCGTTACCCACGACGACTTCTCCCCCGACAGCGAGATGCACCGGGCGATCAGCGGCCAGCTCGACGGCAGCGGCGGCTGGCCGGAGCTGCTGGCCAGCCTGAAGAGCCTGCTGGAGACGGGCCAGCCGCTGCCGGAGCCGATCCCGGCCGGCTGA
- a CDS encoding AMP-binding protein, whose protein sequence is MATAGTQAFREARDFLLAHREDHDTAYEKFRWPRLTEFNWALDWFDVLAEGNDDTALWIVEADGGEGRWSYAELSRRSNRVANWLRARGVRAGDRLILMLGNQLELWETILAAIKLRAVIIPATPLLGPADLADRLARGAARHVVVGAEHTGKFAEVPGDYTRIAVGDPVDGWHPYADAYGANDAFAPEGPTRGDDPLLLYFTSGTTARPKLVEHTHTSYPVGHLSTMYWIGLRPGDVHLNISSPGWAKHAWSSVFAPWNAGATVFVYNYSRFDPAGLMAAMDRCGVTSFCAPPTVWRMLIQADLTQLKRPPRSVVGAGEPLNPEVIEQVEAAWGVTVRDGYGQTETTAQIGNPPGAPVQPGSMGRPLPGYVVTLVDPVTGAPGDDGEVCLDLAHRPAALMVGYHGDEELTGSAMRDGFYHTGDIASRDEDGYLTYVGRTDDVFKASDYRISPFELESVLLEHEAVAEAAVVPSPDPVRLAVPKAYVVLAPGWAAEHGTAAAIFAHSRARLAPYLRVRRLEFAELPKTISGKIRRTELRAAERDKHAGAESRPAGEYREEDFR, encoded by the coding sequence ATGGCCACCGCCGGCACCCAGGCCTTCCGCGAGGCGCGCGACTTCCTGCTCGCGCACCGCGAGGACCACGACACCGCGTACGAGAAGTTCCGCTGGCCGCGCCTCACCGAGTTCAACTGGGCGCTGGACTGGTTCGACGTGCTCGCCGAGGGCAATGACGACACCGCGCTCTGGATCGTCGAGGCGGACGGGGGCGAGGGGCGCTGGTCGTACGCGGAGCTGTCCCGCCGCTCGAACCGGGTGGCCAACTGGCTGCGCGCCCGGGGCGTACGGGCCGGGGACCGGCTGATCCTCATGCTCGGCAACCAGCTCGAACTCTGGGAGACGATCCTCGCCGCGATCAAGCTGCGCGCGGTGATCATCCCGGCGACGCCGCTGCTCGGCCCCGCGGACCTGGCCGACCGGCTGGCGCGGGGTGCGGCCCGGCACGTGGTGGTCGGGGCGGAGCACACCGGCAAGTTCGCCGAGGTGCCGGGCGACTACACCCGGATCGCCGTCGGTGACCCGGTCGACGGCTGGCACCCGTACGCCGACGCGTACGGCGCGAACGACGCGTTCGCCCCCGAGGGGCCGACCCGGGGCGACGACCCGCTGCTGCTCTATTTCACCTCCGGCACCACCGCCCGGCCGAAGCTGGTCGAGCACACGCACACCTCGTACCCGGTGGGGCACCTGTCCACCATGTACTGGATCGGGCTGCGCCCCGGCGACGTGCACCTGAACATCTCCTCGCCGGGTTGGGCGAAGCACGCCTGGAGCAGCGTCTTCGCGCCGTGGAACGCGGGCGCCACGGTCTTCGTCTACAACTACTCCCGCTTCGACCCTGCCGGGCTGATGGCCGCGATGGACCGCTGCGGGGTGACCAGCTTCTGCGCGCCGCCGACGGTGTGGCGGATGCTGATCCAGGCCGACCTGACCCAGCTGAAGCGCCCGCCGCGCAGCGTGGTGGGGGCGGGGGAGCCGCTGAACCCGGAGGTGATCGAGCAGGTCGAGGCGGCCTGGGGAGTGACCGTCCGGGACGGGTACGGGCAGACCGAGACGACCGCGCAGATCGGCAACCCACCCGGGGCGCCGGTGCAGCCCGGCTCGATGGGGCGCCCGCTGCCCGGCTACGTGGTGACGCTGGTCGACCCGGTGACCGGTGCGCCGGGCGACGACGGGGAGGTCTGCCTGGACCTGGCGCACCGGCCGGCGGCGCTGATGGTCGGCTACCACGGGGACGAGGAGCTGACCGGCAGCGCGATGCGGGACGGCTTCTACCACACCGGCGACATCGCCTCGCGGGACGAGGACGGCTACCTGACGTACGTGGGGCGCACCGACGACGTGTTCAAGGCGTCGGACTACCGGATCTCGCCGTTCGAGTTGGAGAGCGTGCTGCTGGAGCACGAGGCGGTGGCGGAGGCGGCGGTGGTGCCGTCGCCGGACCCGGTGCGGTTGGCGGTGCCGAAGGCGTACGTGGTGCTGGCGCCGGGCTGGGCGGCCGAGCACGGGACCGCCGCCGCGATCTTCGCGCATTCGCGGGCGCGGTTGGCCCCGTACCTGCGGGTGCGGCGGTTGGAGTTCGCGGAGCTGCCGAAGACCATCTCCGGCAAGATCCGCCGGACGGAGCTGCGCGCCGCCGAGCGGGACAAGCACGCCGGGGCGGAGAGCCGCCCGGCCGGCGAGTACCGCGAGGAGGACTTCCGATGA
- a CDS encoding FAD-binding oxidoreductase codes for MPADRTLDRLRAACPATGDAEPVRAAGERDGIAGVPARYVATPVDTAQAAAVLRAAADLDLAVTVRGGGTRQDWGSPPRRLDLVLDTTALAGVVEHAAGDLITVVRAGTRLDHLAATLAGARQQLALDAPLPGGTVGGAVATNTAGPRRMLYGTPRDLLIGITLVRADGVVAHAGGKVVKNVAGYDLAKLVAGAYGTLGLITEAAFRLHPLPAAVGYVTRPVADAVEAARLAATVRAAQLVPAALEVDAPPDGPATVTVLVEGTPAGVAARADTARRLLGAAATVTEQPPEGWARPPWRAGDTGLKLTAALSGVPRLLADARAAAERHGLPLALRGSAGVGVLYAGLPGTADPDRVAGLVAAVRAATTAVAGHTVVLTAPPAVRDRVDLWGPVDGLTLMRRVKQRFDPDARLAPGRFVGGI; via the coding sequence ATGCCCGCCGACCGCACCCTCGACCGGCTCCGGGCGGCGTGCCCCGCCACCGGTGACGCCGAGCCGGTCCGGGCGGCGGGGGAGCGCGACGGGATCGCCGGGGTGCCCGCCCGCTACGTGGCCACGCCCGTCGACACCGCCCAGGCCGCCGCCGTGCTGCGCGCGGCCGCCGACCTCGACCTGGCGGTGACCGTCCGGGGCGGCGGCACCAGACAGGACTGGGGGAGCCCACCCCGCCGCCTCGACCTGGTCCTCGACACCACCGCCCTGGCCGGGGTGGTTGAGCACGCCGCCGGGGACCTGATCACCGTGGTCCGGGCCGGCACCCGGCTGGACCACCTCGCCGCCACCCTGGCGGGTGCCCGGCAGCAGCTCGCCCTCGACGCGCCGCTGCCGGGCGGCACCGTCGGCGGGGCCGTCGCCACCAACACCGCCGGACCCCGCCGGATGCTCTACGGCACCCCGCGCGACCTGCTCATCGGGATCACCCTGGTGCGCGCCGACGGCGTGGTCGCGCACGCCGGCGGCAAGGTGGTCAAGAACGTCGCCGGCTACGACCTGGCCAAGCTCGTCGCCGGGGCGTACGGCACGTTGGGCCTGATCACCGAGGCGGCGTTCCGGCTGCACCCGCTCCCGGCCGCGGTCGGGTACGTCACCCGGCCGGTCGCCGACGCCGTCGAGGCCGCCCGGCTCGCCGCCACCGTCCGCGCGGCGCAGCTCGTGCCCGCCGCGCTGGAGGTGGACGCCCCGCCCGACGGCCCGGCCACGGTCACCGTGCTGGTCGAGGGCACCCCGGCCGGGGTGGCCGCCCGGGCCGACACCGCCCGCCGGCTGCTCGGCGCCGCCGCCACCGTCACCGAGCAGCCGCCGGAGGGCTGGGCCCGGCCACCGTGGCGCGCCGGCGACACCGGGCTGAAGCTGACCGCCGCGCTCTCCGGCGTACCCCGGCTGCTGGCCGACGCCCGCGCAGCGGCCGAGCGGCACGGGCTGCCGCTGGCCCTGCGCGGCTCGGCCGGCGTCGGCGTCCTCTACGCCGGGCTGCCCGGCACGGCCGACCCGGACCGGGTCGCCGGCCTGGTCGCCGCGGTACGCGCGGCGACCACCGCCGTCGCCGGGCACACCGTGGTCCTCACCGCGCCCCCCGCCGTGCGCGACCGGGTCGACCTGTGGGGGCCGGTCGACGGCCTGACGCTGATGCGCCGGGTCAAGCAGCGCTTCGATCCGGACGCCCGGCTGGCGCCCGGCCGGTTCGTGGGAGGGATCTGA